The Tripterygium wilfordii isolate XIE 37 chromosome 21, ASM1340144v1, whole genome shotgun sequence genome segment ACCCCAAGTGAAAAGCATGAAGCGTATTGCGAACGAGCTGGACTCTCTAATCTTGAATTGGATTAGAGAGCATGAACTACAGAGGCGTAAGGGAACCCGGGATCCAAGCAAAAACCAGGATTTCATTGATGTGATGCTATCAGAAATTAAGGATGATTCCACCTATGGCTTTTCGCGAGAACTTGTTATCCTAGCAACATCTAAGGTACGTCATATTCACCTTCCCATATCAGTTCAAGCTTttggtatatatataatctcttAAATCTTTTTGGGGtcaaaccgtatggactcgAGAGATCTTGAGTTCAATTTTCCCAGAGAACAATACCCTCGTGGCCATGCGTTGGGCTTTTGCTCAACTTTTTCTGTTGTCAAGTGAAATACTTTTATAAACGCGAGCATGACGGTTTGAGTTTAGTCACATATCATATGTCTAAAGAGTAAACTTTTATGCTCTCGGAAGTTACTTATACATTTACGTGATGGCATTCAATTGACtttgatttgtaattttttttctttgtagaaTTTGATCTTGGGAGGAAGCGAAAGCACTTCGAACGCATTGACATGGGCGTTGTCCAACATCCTGAACAATAAAAACATGCTGAAACTTGCACAAGAAGAGCTGGACTCGAAGGTTGGCAGGGACAGATGGGTTGATGAGTCTGATCTCGAGAGCTTAGTCTACGTCGATGCAATCTCCAAGGAGACACTCCGCCTGTACCCTCCTGCCCCGATGTCATTCCCACACGAGTCCATGGAAGACTGTACCATCGGAGGCTACCACATTCCAAAGGGAACTCGGCTGATGGTGAACGTCTGGAAGTTACAGCGAGACCCGAAAATCTGGTCGAATCCAGAGGTGTTTATGCCGGAGAGGTTTCTTACAACCTATTCAAATGTCGATGTTTACGGTCAGCAATTCGAGTATCAGCCATTTGGGTCGGGGAGACGGTCGTGCCCAGGGACTCTATTTGCAATGCAGGTTATGAACCTGACGCTGGCTCGTTTGATTCAGGGATTTGATTTGAAAACACCATCAGATGGTCCAGTGGATATGAGTGAAGGACCAAGTATTAGCCTCCCCAGAGCAACTCCTCTTGAAGTTGTTGTCAAACCAAGACTTTCTCCTGAGCTCTACAAAATGCTCAACTAATAGTATTCTATTTGATGTCAAAATGTTATTTTAAGAGTACCTATGTTTTTCCTCAAGTACAAGAGTTGATTGGTGTTCTATATTTTCTAATTAAGTGTGTTATTTAATAATGAaaggaaaatgttatttgtcccaaTACTTTTTGTCCCAAATCTTCCCAATCCCATGTGGTATTGCCACCTAAGCTTGTTGACATGGAAAATATGCTTACATGAATGAAACACATTTGAAATTTAAGTTTCCCACTTCTCTCTCCACTTctcttttgttcaaattttaaaaatcaaatctcCCTCTTTTATCTCCATATTTTCTCATACTTCCATCTTCTCCCTTATACACCTTTATGCACATTGTTTTTTTCATACAAAATtacgattacattgtttttgtttcacACAAACATTgcgattatattgtttttttgccaataaattgtcaaatttatcaaaacaatgtaatttccagCACAACGCAAATTGTCAATTTTTCAgcacaatgtaaattgtcaagtTTCCAGCACAATGTAAATTGTTAAATTTAcagaacaatgtaaattgtcaaattgatcaaaaacaatgtaattttcagtGTGTTTCCATAtataagttgaaaaaaaaatagtctacAAACCAATCAAGGATAAcaagataaaataaattgtcTCAAAAAACATTTTCATTCAAATGAGTGTTAAACACattgttacattgttttgaatACAGTGCAACttcaaaatatgtaaattgtcaaatttccagaacaatgtaaattgtcaaacaCATTGTAACACTGTTTTCAATACAGTGTAACTTCCAGAATAAGCAAACACATTGTTACACTGTTTTCATTACAGTGTAACTTCCAGAATAGAAAAACACATTGTTTCACTGTTTTCAATACAGTGTAActtcaaaaatatgtaaaaaaataagtaaaaaaacaaattacattgttgctggaggtggaggtggaggtggccgGAGATATTGTTGGAGGTGGTTGGATGCACGGATCGactgattacattgtttttaaacaatgtaTGTTCCACTGGGTTGCCGGATTCCGAAAGCAAACTGGCCGGAAGATGGGTGAGTAAGGTGTGCCTTGACGTGTGGAGTCTCGATATGTGGTCGGTTGCCGGAGATGTTGCCGGAGATGGCCGGATCGACAAGATTTGTGTGTCGATGACCTCCTCCTTTAAATGCCTTTTTCAGACGATATGGGCGACGATAGGTGGTGTGAAGGGTCGGAAAATGACGATTGTGGTTGGGCGCTTCCGTTCGGTGAGTCGACGGCTCGGGTTGGTGGCCAGACGGAGGAACTCCGGTGAGTGGATGTGTGTGTCGTGAGAGTGGGAAggagaaaggagagagaaagagaagaaagagagagatgagattGTTTATATAGACAAAAAAACCTAGGTGGCATGCTAATGTGGATTGCCATATAGGATTGAGAACAATTGGGACAAAAATTGCTAGGCTATTTAGCAGGGTTGATGATGAAAACTGTGTAATTCTTCAACTTGCATTtgaataatcataaaaaaataataatctaaaTGACCAATGaatcaatgatcaagattaAATTACGCTCCTATCAATCCGGGGAGATATTCTTTGTAAGGAATGTTACGGACTCCCAATCTAGAAAGAGGTAATCTTGTGCAAAATGTTACAGACCTATAATTTATGAACCTCATTTTATTCTCAATAAAACCCTCAATTTATAACCCACATTTCATCCCCAATTAGGTTGAAAACTTGTCGTCTATAAGAGTGACTTTCTACAGATTTTACCAGTGACAGCGGCTGGCTAGAAACCATAATAACTAATAATTATTCAATAATCAAGATTGAAAGAGTTATTTCAATGCAATCTTTTCTAGGTTAGGAAAGATGAaatttgatgaatcaaaacccCTTTGTTATAATTGGGATTTGGATGCTCTAATCATAATCATCTCTAATAGAACCATGTTTAAAATAAACGcagaaataatgaaaaatagaaCATTTGCAGCACAAAACTAAAAGCCCAAGTTAAAGGTCAAGAATCATAAGTATGAAGTATCTCAACCGAAGTAATTCAAACCAAATCTAACGACTCCGTACCTGAGAAACAGgcataaaattatttaaaactAACACAGAACAATACGACACACAGACAACAACTCCACATT includes the following:
- the LOC119988472 gene encoding xanthotoxin 5-hydroxylase CYP82C4-like gives rise to the protein MCVCVLCVTPQAPGLDTKMEFTSPQIIAISGLLGFLLLLLSSWKQRSKNKANLAPEPAGALPIIGHLHLLNQPTTLARTMSSLADKYGSIFMVRLGMQRALVISDAEAVKECFTTNDKAFASRPSTSQGKYLASDHKAFAFAPYGNYWRDTRKLAVLKLLSVQSLKTLRHHQASEVNALMSDLHFVCTNNGGAAAAGTKVKMNEWLERTTFNVITKIISGKRYFGLNNNEEARRVGKIIKEFMFIVGSLVPSDFIPFLGLIDFLTPQVKSMKRIANELDSLILNWIREHELQRRKGTRDPSKNQDFIDVMLSEIKDDSTYGFSRELVILATSKNLILGGSESTSNALTWALSNILNNKNMLKLAQEELDSKVGRDRWVDESDLESLVYVDAISKETLRLYPPAPMSFPHESMEDCTIGGYHIPKGTRLMVNVWKLQRDPKIWSNPEVFMPERFLTTYSNVDVYGQQFEYQPFGSGRRSCPGTLFAMQVMNLTLARLIQGFDLKTPSDGPVDMSEGPSISLPRATPLEVVVKPRLSPELYKMLN